From a region of the Alnus glutinosa chromosome 1, dhAlnGlut1.1, whole genome shotgun sequence genome:
- the LOC133855821 gene encoding cytochrome P450 89A2-like, whose protein sequence is METWFLILISLCISVLLNRLILAKKTQQLPLPPGPFIIPILGRFQWLRRSFSELEPIIRNLHATHGPIITLHIGSRPAIFVANRGLAHKALVQNGAVFADRPPALPISKIISSNQHNISSASYGSTWRILRRNLTSEILHPSRVKSYSRARKWVLDILMSRLISHSTTESGNVNPVVLIDHFQYAMFCLLVLMCFGDKLSEAQIKEIEVAQRHMLLSFRRFNILNIWPTLGKIIFRKRWDDFWTLRRSQDAVLMPLIEARKRVKQERVSKAKEDVDTDDEFVVSYVDTLLDLELPEEKRKLDDGEMISLCSEFLNAGTDTTSTALQWIMANLVKYPHVQERVLAEIKGVVVGDGEKEVKEVKEEDLHKLPYLKAVVLEGLRRHPPGHFVLPHAVTEDVVLDGYLVPKNANLNFMVADMGWDPKVWEDPLAFKPERFLRGGESGDGGGGEVFDVTGNREIKMMPFGAGRRICPASGLAMLHLEYFVANLVWNFDWKAVDGDEIDLSEKQEFTMVMKYPLKAHLSPRF, encoded by the coding sequence ATGGAGACCTGGTTCCTCATCCTCATCTCCCTCTGCATCTCAGTCCTGCTCAACCGTCTGATCCTCGCCAAGAAAACCCAGCAGCTCCCGCTCCCTCCTGGACCCTTCATCATTCCCATCCTCGGCAGATTCCAATGGCTCCGCCGGTCCTTCTCCGAGCTCGAGCCAATCATCCGCAACCTCCACGCCACCCACGGGCCCATAATCACCCTCCACATCGGCTCGCGCCCGGCCATCTTCGTGGCCAACCGTGGCCTCGCCCACAAAGCCCTCGTCCAGAACGGCGCCGTATTCGCCGACCGCCCCCCAGCCCTCCCCATCAGTAAGATCATCTCCAGCAACCAACACAACATAAGCTCTGCCTCCTACGGCTCCACGTGGCGCATCCTCCGCCGCAACCTCACCTCCGAGATCCTCCACCCTTCGCGCGTCAAGTCCTACTCTCGCGCGCGCAAGTGGGTCTTGGACATCCTTATGAGCCGCCTTATATCTCACTCGACGACCGAGTCCGGCAACGTTAACCCTGTCGTTCTGATTGACCATTTCCAATACGCCATGTTTTGCTTGTTGGTCCTCATGTGTTTCGGGGACAAGCTCAGCGAGGCCCAGATAAAGGAAATCGAAGTCGCGCAGCGTCACATGCTTTTGAGCTTTCGCCGCTTTAACATACTCAATATTTGGCCGACGCTAGGGAAGATAATATTCCGTAAGCGTTGGGACGATTTTTGGACGCTTCGGAGATCCCAGGACGCTGTACTAATGCCTTTGATAGAAGCGAGGAAGAGAGTGAAGCAGGAAAGAGTGAGCAAAGCAAAAGAGGACGTAGACACAGATGATGAGTTTGTGGTGTCGTACGTGGACACACTGTTGGATTTGGAATTGCcggaggagaagaggaagctTGACGACGGGGAAATGATTAGCTTGTGCTCGGAGTTTCTTAACGCCGGCACGGACACTACGTCCACGGCGTTGCAGTGGATCATGGCGAATTTGGTGAAATACCCACACGTCCAAGAGAGGGTTTTGGCAGAGATTAAAGGGGTTGTTGTGGGGGATGGAGAGAAGGAGGTGAAGGAGGTGAAGGAGGAGGATTTGCATAAGTTGCCGTATTTGAAGGCAGTGGTTTTGGAGGGTTTAAGGCGGCACCCACCTGGGCATTTTGTGTTGCCACATGCGGTGACAGAGGATGTGGTTTTGGACGGCTACTTGGTGCCCAAGAATGCCAATTTGAATTTCATGGTGGCGGATATGGGTTGGGACCCCAAGGTGTGGGAGGATCCGTTGGCGTTCAAGCCTGAGAGATTCTTGAGGGGTGGTGAATCTGGTGATGGTGGAGGAGGGGAAGTGTTTGATGTAACGGGAAACAGGGAGATAAAGATGATGCCTTTTGGGGCAGGGAGGAGAATTTGTCCTGCGTCTGGTTTGGCAATGCTTCATTTGGAGTATTTTGTAGCCAATTTGGTATGGAATTTTGATTGGAAAGCTGTGGATGGAGATGAGATTGATTTGTCAGAGAAGCAGGAGTTCACCATGGTGATGAAATATCCATTGAAGGCCCATCTATCTCCCAGGTTTTGA